A window from Nothobranchius furzeri strain GRZ-AD chromosome 17, NfurGRZ-RIMD1, whole genome shotgun sequence encodes these proteins:
- the riok2 gene encoding serine/threonine-protein kinase RIO2: MGKLNVVILRYLSRDDFRVLTAVEMGMKNHEIVPVSLLSSIASLKHGGCNKILRELVKHKLVVYERTKAVQGYRLNYGGYDYLALKTLCSREVILSVGNQMGVGKESDIYIVASPNEEQYALKLHRLGRTSFRNLKNKRDYHQHRRNMSWLYLSRLSAMKEFAYMKALYDRGFPVPKPVDYNRHAVVMELINGYPLCQVHELQDPSALYSEFMDLIVKLANHGLIHGDFNEFNLMLDDQDHITMIDFPQMVSTSHPNAEWYFDRDVKCIKDFFAKRFNYESELFPTFKDIRRSFSLDVEVSASGFSKDLEKNGDLLHPAGPEEEEEDEEEGDNESTDDEAEQEEESLDMEEYKHAILELEGLKVCESHVNTEDQEEQKSNKTKEVINEVVSTAGGVGEMGKEFEEELQEVEDECPELMCLSASNKEFKPFWDSDGLQHIAEHRRKRTDSENTVGSTGSCSTIPPEVVRQKVRRQLTKQQKAAQRRRLQKGEANLVTKSRRENQNAIKSSVESASFWG, encoded by the exons ATGGGGAAGCTGAATGTGGTGATATTGAGATATTTATCTCGCGATGACTTCCGGGTCCTGACAGCA GTTGAGATGGGGATGAAGAACCATGAGATCGTTCCTGTCAGTCTTCTTTCCTCCATCGCGAGCCTCAAACATGGTGGCTGCAACAAAATCCTCAGAGAACTTGTGAAGCACAAACTTGTAGTCTATGAACGAACAAAAG CTGTGCAGGGCTACAGGTTAAACTATGGAGGATATGACTATCTGGCTCTGAAGACTTTGTGCTCCAGAGAAGTGATACTTTCAGTTGGCAACCAGATGGGTGTGGGCAAAGAGTCGG ACATATATATTGTAGCAAGTCCAAATGAGGAGCAATACGCGCTGAAGCTGCACCGGCTGGGTCGTACCTCCTTCAGGAATCTTAAGAACAAGAGGGATTACCACCAACACAGGAGGAACATGTCCTGGCTCTACCTCTCACGCCTCTCTGCCATGAAGGAGTTTGCCTACATGAAG GCTCTGTATGACCGAGGCTTCCCTGTTCCCAAACCTGTGGACTATAATAGACACGCTGTAGTAATGGAGCTCATCAATGGGTACCCTCT GTGTCAGGTGCATGAGTTGCAGGACCCTTCAGCTCTCTACAGTGAGTTTATGGACCTCATAGTCAAACTGGCCAATCATGGCTTGATTCATGGAGACTTTAATGAGTTCAACCTTATGCTGGATGACCAGGACCACATAACTATGATCGACTTCCCTCAGATGGTCTCAACGTCACACCCCAATGCTGAATG GTACTTTGACCGTGACGTGAAGTGCATTAAAGATTTTTTTGCCAAGAGGTTTAATTATGAAAGTGAGCTCTTTCCAACTTTCAAAGACATCAG acGATCTTTTTCTCTAGATGTTGAAGTCTCCGCCAGTGGTTTCTCAAAAGATCTGGAGAAGAATGGTGATTTACTACACCCAGCTGGgcctgaagaggaggaagaagatgaaGAGGAAGGTGACAATGAGTCAACAGATGATGAGGCAGAACAAGAGGAGGAGAGTCTGGACATGGAGGAATATAAACATGCAATTCTCGAACTGGAGGGGCTGAAAGTCTGTGAATCACATGTAAATACTGAAGATCAGGAGGAGCAAAAGAGTAATaaaacaaaagaagtcataaatgaGGTGGTGTCCACAGCTGGAGGCGTTGGTGAAATGGGGAAAGAGTTTGAGGAAGAGTTACAGGAAGTAGAGGATGAGTGCCCGGAGCTGATGTGCCTTTCTGCTTCCAACAAAGAATTCAAACCTTTTTG GGACTCAGATGGTCTTCAACACATCGCAGAGCACCGAAGAAAAAGAACAGACAGTGAAAACACAGTGGGAAGCACCGGGAGCTGCTCCACCATCCCACCA GAGGTCGTCCGTCAGAAAGTGAGACGACAGCTCACCAAACAGCAGAAGGCAGCACAGAGGAGGCGTCTGCAGAAGGGAGAGGCCAACCTGGTGACCAAATCCAGAAGGGAAAACCAAAATGCAATCAAGTCCAGCGTGGAGAGCGCCTCCTTCTGGGGATAA
- the LOC107393924 gene encoding protein limb expression 1 homolog, whose product MSYVKLEESIMSYLSQSETHTCPTDLNVVAILHDFWEQKQAAQLNDSSSSESDSFCGKSQTESLLSYESAPSPGPAYVCYVTLPGGSCFGNYKVCDSQAEARRDAARVALMNTLVNELPCRRISPEFIAQSLTQAAEESAVSLDDACDSSTSIGTYSLLLRSYMGRTMLEFQEMMTVFQLLQWNGTLKALRERKCSRQSVISYYSQRGLDEYMRSSMALDWLGQEQRSPGILGAELKVAQRELVLARRRGVELRFHKEKTEILSLALSQACVHHTPDLFGRSSSDTSHQEQLPLHILYKQDSNVNISPPCGLLPTHNSTMQISSTDFHCDTQSACSLQIYAPLNYSE is encoded by the exons ATGAGTTATGTGAAACTGGAGGAGAGCATCATGTCATATTTATCTCAGAGTGAGACGCACACCTGCCCCACAGACT TGAATGTGgtggccatcctccatgacttctGGGAGCAGAAGCAGGCGGCTCAGCTAAACGATTCTTCTTCCAGTGAATCAGACAGTTTTTGTGGGAAGAGCCAGACAGAAAGCCTGCTGTCATACgagtctgctccctctcctggtcCAGCGTACGTCTGCTATGTCACACTTCCTGGAGGAAGTTGCTTTGGCAACTACAAG GTGTGTGACTCTCAAGCGGAGGCTCGCAGGGACGCGGCCCGTGTGGCTCTGATGAACACGCTTGTGAATGAGCTGCCGTGTCGACGAATCAGTCCTGAGTTTATTGCACAGAGTTTGACTCAAGCAGCTGAAGAGAGTGCT GTCTCTTTGGATGATGCGTGTGATTCAAGCACCAGTATAGGGACCTACAGTCTGCTGCTCCGTTCCTACATGGGGAGGACCATGCTGGAGTTCCAG GAGATGATGACAGTTTTCCAACTGTTGCAATGGAATGGGACCCTGAAGGCTCTGAGGGAAAGAAAGTGCTCTCGACAG AGTGTGATATCTTATTACTCTCAGCGAGGACTTGATGAGTACATGCGTAGCAGCATGGCTCTCGACTGGCTTGGACAGGAGCAGAGGTCACCGGGGATTCTTGGAGCCGAGCTGAAAGTGGCGCAGAGGGAGTTGGTGCTGGCCCGACGGCGAGGCGTAGAGCTACGCTTCCATAAAGAAAAAACTGAGATCCTTAGCTTAGCTCTGAGCCAAGCATGCGTTCACCACACACCTGATCTCTTCGGCCGGTCATCAAGTGACACATCCCACCAGGAGCAACTTCCCTTGCACATTTTATACAAGCAGGATTCAAACGTAAACATATCCCCACCCTGTGGTCTTTTACCTACTCATAACAGCACAATGCAGATTTCTAGTACAGACTTTCACTGTGACACCCAGTCAGCTTGTTCTCTGCAGATTTATGCTCCTTTAAATTATTCTGAATAA